A portion of the Pseudomonas sp. GR 6-02 genome contains these proteins:
- a CDS encoding MFS transporter produces MNSIRNAQLIIAARLISDFGAFLNMVALATYVYLLSNSAMSVGIFLASRVAGGILASLIGTRFYRRWAGRLPLIAFDLLRAGLLGLLLVLPVSQQALLLPLIAFGLGFGNSMFAIGLNSQLPHLIEEAQLLKTNAWITSASSAAMVSGSLVAGLLVAGFGFETVFALNVVTYLLAALLIVPLRFCGPVPSCDEPLHKQGEWQALRQGLRTAPVLAAMLAVAMADTLGSAAHNVGLPIISKLLTPESASTTLGLMLAVWACGKFIGARIASRLKGTDNAHLERRFFFGVLLMSCGFILTFQQQTLYGLLLFSLPAGIGDGFSEVGLMSRLQREPDSLRLPIFSFLTLLQMTGFGVGMLIAAPFYSWWTPGAVVLLFHGIPLTLLLVVKGLALKNERVRRSNPRPAP; encoded by the coding sequence GTGAACTCCATCCGCAATGCTCAGTTGATCATCGCCGCCCGGCTGATTTCGGACTTCGGCGCTTTCCTCAACATGGTCGCCCTGGCTACCTACGTCTACCTGCTCAGCAATAGCGCCATGAGCGTCGGCATCTTCCTCGCCAGCCGTGTCGCCGGGGGTATCCTGGCCAGCCTGATCGGTACCCGGTTCTATCGCCGCTGGGCCGGGCGCCTGCCGCTGATTGCCTTCGATCTGCTGCGTGCCGGTTTGCTGGGTCTGCTGCTGGTGCTGCCGGTCAGCCAACAAGCGTTGCTATTGCCGCTGATCGCGTTCGGCCTGGGGTTTGGTAATTCGATGTTCGCCATCGGCCTCAACAGCCAATTGCCGCACCTGATCGAAGAGGCGCAATTACTCAAGACCAACGCCTGGATAACCTCAGCGTCGTCTGCGGCGATGGTCAGCGGGAGTCTGGTGGCCGGGTTGTTGGTGGCGGGGTTTGGCTTTGAAACAGTATTTGCATTGAACGTGGTCACGTACCTGCTGGCAGCGCTGCTGATTGTGCCATTGCGGTTTTGCGGACCGGTCCCCAGTTGTGATGAACCTCTTCACAAACAGGGCGAATGGCAGGCCCTGCGCCAGGGGTTGCGCACGGCGCCGGTACTGGCGGCGATGCTGGCCGTTGCCATGGCCGACACCCTGGGCAGCGCCGCGCACAACGTCGGTCTTCCAATCATTTCAAAACTGCTCACACCCGAGTCGGCCAGCACCACCCTGGGCCTGATGCTGGCGGTGTGGGCCTGCGGCAAGTTCATCGGTGCGCGAATCGCCAGTCGCCTGAAAGGCACGGACAACGCGCACCTTGAGCGGCGATTTTTCTTTGGCGTGTTGCTGATGTCCTGCGGTTTCATCCTGACGTTTCAGCAGCAGACCCTGTACGGTTTGCTGCTGTTTTCGTTGCCCGCCGGGATAGGCGACGGGTTCTCGGAGGTTGGCCTGATGTCGCGCCTGCAACGTGAACCGGACAGCCTGCGCCTGCCGATTTTCAGTTTTCTGACGCTGCTGCAAATGACCGGGTTCGGCGTCGGCATGTTGATCGCCGCGCCGTTCTATTCCTGGTGGACACCCGGCGCGGTGGTGTTGTTGTTCCACGGCATTCCCCTCACCCTGTTGCTGGTGGTGAAGGGGTTGGCGCTCAAGAATGAGCGGGTTCGACGCAGCAACCCGAGGCCAGCTCCTTGA
- the cueR gene encoding Cu(I)-responsive transcriptional regulator — translation MNIGQAARQSGLSAKMIRYYESIGLLKAAHRTDSGYRVYGDDDLHTLAFIKRSRDLGFSLEEVGKLLTLWQDRQRASADVKALARQHIDELNQKIRELGQLRDTLQDLVEHCHGDHRPDCPILKELASGCCVEPAHS, via the coding sequence ATGAACATTGGCCAAGCGGCCCGCCAGAGCGGTCTGAGCGCGAAGATGATTCGCTATTACGAATCCATCGGCCTGCTCAAGGCGGCCCATCGCACCGACAGTGGCTACCGGGTCTATGGCGACGACGACCTGCACACCCTGGCGTTCATCAAGCGCTCTCGGGACTTGGGTTTTTCACTGGAAGAAGTCGGCAAACTACTGACCCTCTGGCAGGATCGCCAGCGCGCCAGTGCCGATGTGAAGGCCTTGGCCCGTCAGCACATCGATGAGCTGAACCAGAAAATTCGCGAACTTGGTCAGTTGCGCGACACCCTGCAAGACCTCGTAGAACACTGCCACGGCGACCACCGCCCGGACTGCCCGATTCTCAAGGAGCTGGCCTCGGGTTGCTGCGTCGAACCCGCTCATTCTTGA
- a CDS encoding heavy metal translocating P-type ATPase, whose translation MSESTTFDLPIAGMTCASCAGRVERALSKVIGATAVSVNLATEQARVQAPSDSLPALMDAVQRAGYSVPQQTLELSIDGMTCASCVGRVERALTKVPGVKSVSVNLANERAHLELLGQVDPQTLIGAVTKAGYSARVWEVEHPQTDNQQQRLQRERWALLAAIALALPLVLPMLLQPFGVHWMLPAWVQFALATPVQFVFGARFYVAAWKAVRAGAGNMDLLVALGTSAGYGLSVYEWATAAGRMPHLYFEASAVVIALVLLGKYLESRAKRQTASAIRALEALRPERAIQVIDGREQEVAISALRLNDLVLVKPGERFPVDGEVVEGQSHADEALISGESLPVPKAPGDKVTGGAINGEGRLLVRTMALGAETVLARIIRLVEDAQAAKAPIQKLVDKVSQVFVPVVLLIALATLVGWWLYGAPLETALINAVAVLVIACPCALGLATPTAIMAGTGVAAHHGILIKDAEALERAHEVSAVVFDKTGTLTSGTPRIAHLSAIEGDEAALLQMAGALQRGSEHPLAKAVLDACAERGLTVADVSDSQSLTGRGIAGSLDGRRLALGNRRLLEESGLNAGPLADSASAWETEGRTLSWLIEQSPEPRVLGLFAFGDTLKPGALQAVQRLSARNISSHLLTGDNRGSAKVVAQALGIKDVHAEVLPADKAATVAALKKTGVVAMVGDGINDAPALAAADIGIAMGGGTDVAMHAAGITLMRGDPRLVPAALEISRKTYAKIRQNLFWAFVYNLIGLPLAAFGFLNPVLAGAAMALSSVSVVSNALLLKTWKPKDLEDNR comes from the coding sequence ATGTCCGAATCCACCACTTTCGATCTGCCGATTGCCGGCATGACCTGCGCCAGTTGCGCCGGGCGTGTCGAGCGTGCCTTGAGCAAAGTCATCGGCGCCACGGCCGTCAGCGTCAACCTGGCCACCGAACAGGCCCGGGTGCAAGCGCCCAGTGACAGCCTGCCGGCCTTGATGGACGCCGTGCAGCGGGCTGGTTACAGCGTGCCGCAGCAGACCCTTGAATTGAGTATCGACGGCATGACCTGTGCGTCTTGCGTCGGCCGCGTCGAACGGGCGCTGACCAAGGTGCCGGGGGTGAAAAGTGTCAGCGTCAACCTGGCCAACGAACGGGCGCACCTTGAGCTGCTCGGCCAGGTCGATCCGCAGACCTTGATCGGCGCCGTGACCAAGGCCGGTTATTCCGCCCGCGTCTGGGAAGTCGAACACCCGCAAACCGATAATCAGCAACAACGCCTGCAGCGCGAACGCTGGGCCTTGCTGGCGGCCATCGCCCTCGCCTTGCCGCTGGTGCTGCCGATGCTGCTGCAACCTTTCGGTGTGCACTGGATGCTCCCGGCGTGGGTGCAGTTCGCGCTGGCAACGCCGGTGCAATTCGTCTTCGGCGCCCGCTTCTATGTCGCTGCGTGGAAAGCCGTGCGCGCCGGTGCCGGCAACATGGATTTGCTGGTGGCTCTGGGCACCAGCGCCGGCTACGGCTTGAGCGTTTACGAGTGGGCCACCGCTGCCGGTCGCATGCCACACCTGTATTTCGAAGCCTCGGCGGTGGTGATTGCCTTGGTGTTGCTGGGTAAATACCTGGAAAGCCGCGCCAAGCGCCAGACCGCCAGCGCCATCCGCGCCCTCGAAGCCTTGCGTCCGGAGCGAGCCATTCAAGTGATCGACGGCCGCGAGCAGGAGGTTGCGATCAGCGCTTTGCGCCTCAACGATCTGGTTCTGGTCAAACCCGGCGAGCGCTTCCCGGTGGATGGCGAAGTGGTGGAAGGCCAGAGCCACGCCGATGAAGCATTGATCAGCGGCGAAAGCCTGCCGGTGCCCAAAGCTCCGGGCGACAAGGTCACCGGCGGTGCGATCAACGGTGAAGGTCGGCTGCTGGTGCGGACCATGGCGCTCGGCGCAGAAACCGTGCTGGCGCGGATCATCCGCCTGGTCGAAGACGCGCAGGCGGCGAAAGCGCCGATCCAGAAACTGGTGGATAAAGTCAGCCAGGTGTTCGTGCCCGTGGTGCTGCTGATTGCACTGGCGACCCTGGTTGGTTGGTGGCTGTATGGCGCGCCGCTGGAAACTGCATTGATCAACGCCGTCGCGGTGTTGGTGATCGCCTGTCCTTGTGCGCTTGGGTTGGCCACACCGACCGCAATCATGGCAGGCACCGGTGTGGCGGCGCACCACGGAATTCTGATCAAGGACGCCGAAGCCCTGGAGCGCGCCCACGAAGTCAGCGCCGTGGTGTTCGACAAGACCGGCACACTGACCTCGGGCACGCCGCGCATCGCACATTTGAGTGCCATCGAGGGTGACGAAGCCGCCTTGCTGCAAATGGCCGGCGCCCTGCAACGGGGCAGTGAGCACCCGCTGGCCAAGGCGGTGCTGGATGCCTGCGCCGAACGCGGCTTGACCGTGGCCGATGTCAGCGACAGTCAATCGCTGACCGGGCGCGGCATTGCCGGCAGCCTCGATGGTCGGCGATTGGCCCTGGGCAATCGGCGTTTGCTGGAAGAAAGTGGCTTGAATGCCGGACCACTGGCTGACTCCGCAAGCGCTTGGGAAACCGAAGGCCGGACGCTGTCCTGGTTGATCGAGCAAAGCCCCGAACCTCGGGTGCTGGGCCTGTTCGCCTTCGGTGACACGCTCAAGCCCGGCGCCCTGCAAGCGGTGCAACGCCTAAGCGCCCGCAATATCAGCAGCCACCTGCTGACCGGCGATAACCGCGGCAGCGCCAAAGTCGTCGCCCAAGCGCTGGGCATCAAGGATGTTCACGCCGAAGTACTGCCGGCGGACAAAGCCGCCACCGTCGCCGCGCTGAAAAAAACCGGCGTGGTGGCGATGGTCGGCGACGGCATCAACGACGCCCCGGCCCTGGCTGCTGCTGACATCGGCATTGCCATGGGCGGCGGCACCGATGTCGCCATGCACGCTGCCGGTATCACTCTGATGCGCGGTGACCCACGGCTGGTGCCGGCGGCGCTGGAGATCAGCCGCAAGACCTACGCGAAAATTCGCCAGAACCTGTTCTGGGCCTTCGTCTATAACCTGATCGGCCTGCCACTGGCGGCATTCGGCTTCCTCAACCCGGTGCTGGCCGGCGCGGCCATGGCGCTGTCGAGCGTCAGCGTGGTCAGCAATGCGTTACTGTTGAAAACCTGGAAGCCCAAAGACCTGGAGGACAACCGATGA
- a CDS encoding heavy-metal-associated domain-containing protein: protein MQVFNVEGMSCGHCVKAITEALQAKDPAASVRIDLAAKEVGVESVLTADQVIAAITEEGYGVKQA, encoded by the coding sequence ATGCAAGTGTTCAACGTTGAAGGCATGTCCTGCGGTCACTGCGTCAAGGCTATCACTGAGGCGCTGCAAGCCAAGGATCCGGCAGCCAGCGTACGCATCGATCTGGCGGCAAAAGAAGTCGGCGTAGAAAGTGTGCTGACAGCCGATCAGGTAATCGCCGCCATCACTGAAGAGGGTTACGGGGTAAAACAGGCCTGA
- a CDS encoding multidrug effflux MFS transporter: MNLRTILILGALSAFGPLAIDFYLPAFPAMALAFGTDEKHVQLTLAAYFLGLSIGQLAYGPVADRFGRRLPLLTGVGLFTVASLACAYAPSLEWLIGARFVQALGGCAGMVIARAVVSDKCDAVGSAKVFSQLMLVMGLAPILAPMLGGLLVNTTGWQSIFLVLTGFSALAGLAVALGLPESLPAHVPRQPLSGALRQYGRLLADPIFLGHALTGGVAIAGMFAYIAGSPFVFIKLYGVPAEHFGWLFGINAAGFILVAQVNARLLARRGPAFLLARTVWLYLAGGLALLAVSSLHPAHLWPLLIPLFVCIASLGCIVPNASACAMSGQGARAGSASAMLGCLQFSVAAGAAALVGVLHDGSAMPMAMVISLCAIVVVSVAMLTRRLQNARALEQAQA; this comes from the coding sequence ATGAACCTGCGCACAATCCTGATTCTCGGCGCCTTGAGCGCTTTCGGCCCGCTGGCGATCGATTTCTACCTGCCGGCCTTCCCGGCGATGGCGCTCGCTTTCGGTACCGACGAAAAACACGTTCAACTGACCCTGGCGGCCTATTTCCTGGGGCTGTCCATCGGCCAACTGGCGTACGGCCCGGTGGCGGATCGCTTTGGGCGACGGCTTCCCTTGCTGACCGGTGTCGGTTTATTCACTGTGGCCTCATTGGCCTGTGCTTACGCGCCGAGTCTTGAGTGGCTGATCGGTGCCCGCTTTGTCCAGGCGCTGGGTGGTTGCGCGGGCATGGTGATCGCCCGGGCAGTGGTCAGCGATAAATGCGATGCGGTGGGGTCGGCGAAGGTCTTTTCGCAGTTGATGCTGGTGATGGGCCTGGCGCCGATTCTTGCGCCGATGCTGGGCGGGTTGTTGGTCAACACGACGGGTTGGCAGTCGATCTTTCTCGTGCTGACCGGTTTCAGTGCGCTGGCCGGGTTGGCGGTGGCTCTCGGGCTACCGGAAAGTCTACCGGCCCATGTGCCGCGCCAACCGTTGTCGGGCGCGCTACGCCAGTACGGTCGGTTGCTGGCGGACCCGATATTCCTCGGTCATGCCCTGACCGGTGGTGTCGCCATCGCCGGGATGTTTGCCTACATCGCGGGCTCGCCGTTCGTCTTCATCAAACTCTATGGTGTGCCGGCCGAGCATTTCGGCTGGCTGTTCGGGATCAACGCGGCGGGGTTCATCCTGGTGGCCCAGGTCAATGCCCGGTTGCTGGCGAGACGCGGTCCGGCCTTCTTGCTGGCGCGCACTGTCTGGCTTTACCTGGCGGGCGGCCTGGCTCTGTTGGCGGTCAGCTCGCTGCACCCTGCGCACTTGTGGCCGTTGCTGATTCCACTTTTTGTCTGCATCGCCAGCCTGGGTTGTATCGTGCCCAATGCCTCGGCCTGCGCGATGAGCGGCCAGGGCGCACGGGCGGGCAGTGCCTCGGCGATGCTCGGTTGCCTGCAATTCAGCGTCGCCGCCGGGGCCGCGGCGCTGGTGGGTGTTTTGCACGATGGCAGTGCCATGCCGATGGCCATGGTCATCAGCCTGTGCGCAATTGTGGTGGTGAGCGTGGCGATGCTCACCCGGCGTTTGCAGAATGCCCGGGCGTTGGAACAAGCCCAGGCCTGA
- a CDS encoding zinc-binding alcohol dehydrogenase family protein, with product MKAIAYFASLPISDEKSLQDIELPEPVAGPRDLLVEVKAISVNPVDTKIRQNVQPEGGAAKVLGWDVAGVVKAVGSEVTLFKAGDKVFYAGSIVRAGGNSELHVVDERIVGHMPKTLGFAEAAALPLTAITAWELLFERLQIREGKTDEGQSLLIVGAAGGVGSILTQLASQLTGLKVIGTASRAQTQSWVRDMGADQVIDHSQPLSEALKRAGFEHVTHVASLTQTDQHLDQLVEALAPQGKLALIDDPKALDVTKLKRKSLSLHWEFMYTRSLFETADMIEQHKLLNRVAGLIDAGTLKTTVGEHFGTINAANLRRAHERLESGKSKGKIVLEGF from the coding sequence ATGAAAGCCATTGCCTACTTCGCCTCCCTGCCGATCAGCGACGAAAAATCCCTGCAAGATATCGAACTGCCAGAACCGGTCGCCGGCCCGCGCGACCTGTTGGTGGAGGTCAAAGCCATTTCGGTCAACCCGGTGGACACCAAGATTCGCCAGAACGTACAGCCTGAAGGTGGCGCGGCCAAAGTGCTGGGCTGGGACGTGGCGGGAGTGGTCAAGGCTGTTGGCAGCGAAGTGACCTTGTTCAAGGCCGGCGACAAGGTGTTCTACGCCGGCTCCATCGTCCGTGCCGGCGGCAACAGCGAGCTTCATGTGGTGGATGAGCGCATCGTCGGCCATATGCCCAAGACCCTTGGTTTCGCCGAAGCCGCCGCCCTGCCGCTGACCGCCATCACCGCGTGGGAACTGTTGTTCGAACGCCTGCAAATACGCGAAGGCAAAACCGATGAGGGTCAGAGCCTGCTGATCGTCGGTGCCGCCGGGGGCGTTGGTTCAATCCTCACGCAATTGGCCAGCCAGCTCACCGGGTTGAAAGTCATCGGCACCGCGTCCCGTGCCCAAACCCAGAGTTGGGTGCGTGACATGGGCGCCGATCAGGTGATCGATCACAGTCAGCCGCTGAGTGAAGCACTCAAACGTGCAGGGTTCGAGCATGTGACCCACGTTGCCAGCCTGACCCAGACTGACCAACACCTGGATCAATTGGTGGAGGCATTGGCGCCGCAAGGCAAACTGGCGCTGATCGATGATCCGAAGGCGCTGGACGTAACCAAGCTCAAACGCAAGAGCCTGTCTCTGCACTGGGAGTTCATGTACACCCGCTCGCTGTTCGAAACCGCCGACATGATCGAGCAACACAAACTGCTCAACCGCGTCGCCGGGCTGATCGATGCCGGCACACTGAAAACCACGGTCGGTGAGCACTTCGGAACCATCAACGCCGCCAACCTGCGTCGCGCCCATGAACGGCTGGAAAGCGGCAAGTCCAAGGGCAAGATTGTGCTTGAAGGGTTCTGA
- a CDS encoding LysR family transcriptional regulator, producing the protein MLRFDDLQLFVRAADLGSLSAAARGMDMSAAVASAALKRIEQQLGARLLTRSTRSLRLTAEGEGFLEYARAALSNLDEGRRLLASGQDQVSGILQLSAPSDFGRNLLLPWLDEFQREHPKLTVRLLLGDRIADLFRQPVDIALRYGEPEDSSLVALPIAPQNRRVLCAAPSYLARHGEPRQLEQLAQHNCLLFMLGSRVHDHWSFHDGKREVSLTVSGDRFSDDADVVRLWAVAGAGIAYKSWLDVATDVLAGRLKVLMPELLCERAPLNLLCAHRAQLSKPVNLLREMLASRCARISIQFPTISGVDH; encoded by the coding sequence ATGTTGCGTTTCGATGACTTGCAGTTGTTCGTTCGGGCGGCGGACCTGGGCAGTCTGTCGGCGGCGGCACGGGGGATGGATATGTCGGCGGCGGTGGCCAGCGCGGCGTTGAAGCGCATCGAACAACAACTTGGCGCACGCTTGCTCACCCGCTCTACCCGTAGCCTGCGCCTGACGGCCGAAGGCGAGGGCTTTCTGGAGTACGCCCGGGCCGCCTTGAGCAATCTCGATGAGGGCCGCCGTTTGCTGGCCAGTGGGCAGGATCAGGTCAGTGGGATTTTGCAGCTGTCGGCGCCTTCGGATTTCGGGCGCAACCTGCTGCTGCCATGGCTCGACGAGTTTCAGCGCGAGCATCCGAAACTCACCGTACGGTTGCTGCTGGGCGACCGCATCGCCGACCTGTTCCGCCAACCGGTGGACATCGCCTTGCGTTACGGCGAGCCGGAAGACTCGAGCCTGGTGGCCTTACCCATCGCACCGCAGAACCGCCGCGTGCTGTGTGCTGCGCCGAGTTATCTGGCCCGACATGGCGAACCACGGCAGCTGGAGCAATTGGCGCAGCACAATTGCCTGCTGTTTATGCTCGGTAGCCGGGTCCACGATCACTGGAGTTTTCACGACGGAAAACGTGAGGTGAGCCTGACCGTCAGCGGCGATCGCTTCAGTGACGATGCCGATGTGGTGCGGCTGTGGGCCGTGGCGGGAGCGGGGATTGCGTATAAGTCCTGGCTCGATGTCGCCACCGATGTGCTCGCCGGTCGCTTGAAAGTGCTGATGCCTGAATTGCTCTGTGAGCGCGCACCGCTGAATTTACTGTGCGCCCATCGCGCACAATTGAGTAAGCCGGTGAACCTTTTGCGGGAAATGCTTGCCAGCCGATGCGCTCGGATAAGCATTCAATTTCCGACGATATCGGGTGTCGATCATTAG
- a CDS encoding ArsR/SmtB family transcription factor yields the protein MEHAPCISQIATLLADPKRSAMMWALMDGTARHTEELALLAGLSPSSASAHLGRLSTGGLLKVETRGRKRFFRLAAPEVGAAIEALASATLASAPRDIPEVFKRTSPIAKPQAAPSSLLRARLCDDHLGGTLAADLYQRLLDAGWIEQLDQRVMITHKGSTQLAARGVFIQALAHRNGRVACACPDWSERRPHMGGSLGAALLQLFMQSGWLSLPSDSRALQITATGQREIHHFAKETELEMAL from the coding sequence ATGGAACATGCACCTTGCATCAGCCAGATTGCCACGTTGCTGGCTGACCCAAAGCGCAGCGCAATGATGTGGGCCTTGATGGACGGCACGGCACGGCACACTGAGGAGCTGGCGTTGCTGGCGGGCCTGTCGCCGTCTTCGGCCAGTGCGCATCTGGGGCGCTTGTCCACCGGCGGTCTGTTGAAAGTCGAAACCCGTGGGCGCAAACGGTTTTTCCGGCTTGCCGCGCCCGAAGTCGGCGCCGCGATAGAAGCCCTGGCCAGTGCTACCCTGGCCAGCGCGCCTCGGGATATTCCAGAGGTGTTCAAACGCACGAGCCCTATCGCCAAACCTCAGGCGGCGCCTTCGTCACTGCTACGGGCCAGGCTTTGTGACGACCATCTGGGAGGCACCCTGGCCGCGGATCTTTACCAGCGACTGCTGGATGCCGGCTGGATCGAGCAGCTCGATCAGCGGGTCATGATCACTCACAAGGGTTCCACGCAATTGGCAGCACGCGGTGTGTTCATCCAGGCGCTGGCCCACCGCAACGGCAGAGTCGCCTGCGCGTGCCCGGACTGGAGCGAAAGACGCCCGCACATGGGTGGTTCCTTGGGGGCGGCCTTGTTGCAACTGTTCATGCAGTCCGGCTGGTTGAGCCTGCCCAGCGATTCGCGAGCCTTGCAAATCACGGCCACGGGGCAACGTGAAATCCATCATTTCGCCAAGGAAACCGAGCTGGAAATGGCGCTTTAG
- a CDS encoding MFS transporter, translated as METRSFSAAERLERLPISGYHRIIFIIIALAFFFDSMDLAMMTFLLGSIKTEFGLSTAQAGLLASSSFFGMVVGASLSGMLADRFGRKPVFQWSIVLWGIASYLCSTAQNVEMLTLFRILLGIGMGMEFPIAQSMLSELIPAKRRGRYIALMDGFWPLGFVAAGVLSYFLLPVIGWRDIFLVLAVPAVFVLAIRFFIPESPRWLEQAGHHDAADTVLHRIEERVRASLGRSDLPEPIRLPRVASQPGNFFSALREIWSVQYRRRTMMIWSVWFFALLGFYGLTSWLSALLQQSGFAVTQSVYYTVLISLGGIPGFLMAAWLVERWGRKPVCVVTLLGGGVMAFLYGQSAVFGGNVSLLITSGLLMQFFLFGMWAVLYTYTPELYPTSARATGSGFASAIGRVGSLLGPMVTGLVFPMTGQGGVFALGAMCFAIAAAVVWIFGMETRGKTLEELSEPVIIN; from the coding sequence ATGGAAACACGAAGCTTCAGCGCGGCAGAACGACTGGAACGGCTGCCCATCAGTGGTTATCACCGCATCATTTTCATCATCATTGCCTTGGCGTTTTTCTTCGACTCCATGGACCTGGCGATGATGACCTTCCTGCTCGGCTCGATCAAAACCGAGTTCGGCCTGAGCACGGCGCAGGCCGGGTTGCTGGCCAGTTCGAGTTTCTTCGGCATGGTGGTGGGTGCCTCGCTGTCCGGCATGCTGGCCGACCGCTTCGGGCGCAAACCGGTGTTTCAGTGGAGCATTGTGTTGTGGGGCATCGCCAGCTACCTGTGTTCCACGGCGCAGAATGTCGAAATGCTGACGCTGTTCCGAATCCTCTTGGGGATCGGCATGGGCATGGAGTTTCCAATTGCGCAGTCGATGCTGTCGGAGCTGATTCCGGCCAAGCGTCGTGGGCGTTACATCGCATTGATGGACGGCTTTTGGCCGCTCGGTTTCGTCGCGGCCGGGGTGCTGTCGTACTTCCTGTTGCCGGTGATTGGCTGGCGCGACATCTTTCTGGTGTTGGCGGTGCCGGCGGTGTTCGTCCTGGCGATTCGTTTTTTCATACCCGAGTCACCGCGATGGCTGGAACAGGCCGGGCATCATGATGCAGCGGACACGGTTTTACACCGCATTGAAGAACGGGTTCGGGCTTCATTGGGTCGTTCGGATCTGCCTGAGCCGATTCGCCTGCCACGGGTGGCGAGTCAACCGGGCAACTTCTTCTCCGCGCTGCGGGAAATCTGGTCGGTGCAATATCGCCGGCGCACGATGATGATCTGGAGCGTGTGGTTCTTCGCCTTGCTGGGTTTCTATGGCTTGACGTCCTGGCTCAGTGCGCTGCTGCAACAGTCGGGTTTCGCCGTGACCCAGTCGGTGTATTACACGGTGCTGATTTCCCTCGGCGGGATTCCCGGGTTCCTCATGGCTGCCTGGCTGGTGGAGCGTTGGGGGCGCAAACCGGTGTGCGTCGTGACCTTGCTCGGCGGCGGGGTGATGGCGTTTCTTTATGGTCAGAGCGCGGTGTTCGGCGGCAACGTCAGCCTGTTGATCACATCGGGGCTGCTGATGCAGTTCTTCCTGTTCGGCATGTGGGCGGTGCTCTACACCTACACCCCGGAGTTGTACCCGACGTCGGCACGGGCCACGGGCTCGGGGTTCGCTTCGGCCATCGGCCGCGTGGGTTCGCTGCTCGGGCCAATGGTGACCGGGCTGGTGTTCCCGATGACGGGGCAGGGCGGGGTGTTTGCGTTGGGGGCGATGTGCTTTGCGATTGCAGCGGCAGTGGTGTGGATCTTCGGGATGGAAACCCGGGGCAAGACATTGGAAGAATTGAGCGAGCCGGTGATCATCAATTAA
- a CDS encoding adenosine deaminase has product MYDWLNALPKAELHLHLEGSLEPELLFALAERNKIALPWNDVDTLRKAYAFNNLQEFLDLYYQGADVLRTSQDFYDLTWAYLLRCKEQNVIHTEPFFDPQTHTDRGIPFEVVLNGIAAALKDGEQQLGITSGLILSFLRHLSEDEAQKTLDQALPFRDAFVAVGLDSSEMGHPPSKFQRVFDRARHEGFLTVAHAGEEGPPEYIWEALDLLKIQRIDHGVRAIEDERLMQRIIDEQIPLTVCPLSNTKLCVFDHMSQHNILDMLERGVKVTVNSDDPAYFGGYVTENFHALYTDLGMTQDQAKRLAQNSLDARLVKP; this is encoded by the coding sequence ATGTACGACTGGCTGAACGCTCTGCCCAAGGCAGAATTGCACTTGCACCTGGAAGGTTCGCTGGAGCCTGAGCTGCTGTTCGCCCTGGCCGAACGCAACAAGATCGCCCTGCCGTGGAACGACGTCGACACCCTGCGCAAGGCCTACGCCTTCAACAACCTGCAAGAGTTTCTCGACCTGTATTACCAGGGCGCCGATGTGCTGCGCACCTCCCAGGATTTCTACGACCTGACCTGGGCCTACCTGTTGCGCTGCAAGGAACAGAACGTGATTCACACCGAACCGTTCTTCGACCCGCAAACCCACACCGACCGTGGCATCCCGTTCGAAGTGGTGCTCAACGGCATCGCCGCCGCATTGAAAGATGGCGAGCAGCAACTGGGGATCACCAGCGGTTTGATCCTCAGCTTCCTGCGCCACTTGAGCGAAGACGAAGCGCAGAAAACCCTCGACCAGGCGCTGCCGTTCCGTGATGCATTCGTGGCCGTGGGCCTTGACAGCTCTGAAATGGGCCACCCGCCGAGCAAGTTCCAGCGCGTATTTGACCGTGCCCGCCACGAAGGCTTCCTGACCGTGGCCCACGCCGGTGAAGAAGGCCCGCCCGAGTACATCTGGGAAGCCCTCGACCTGCTGAAAATCCAACGCATCGACCACGGCGTGCGCGCCATCGAAGACGAGCGCTTGATGCAGCGGATCATCGATGAGCAGATCCCGCTGACGGTGTGCCCGTTGTCGAACACCAAGCTTTGCGTGTTCGATCACATGTCCCAGCACAACATCCTCGACATGCTCGAACGCGGCGTGAAGGTCACGGTGAACTCCGATGACCCGGCGTACTTCGGTGGCTATGTCACCGAGAACTTCCACGCGCTGTACACCGATCTGGGCATGACCCAGGATCAGGCCAAGCGTCTGGCGCAGAACAGCCTGGATGCGCGGTTGGTGAAACCTTAA